A stretch of the Bacillus sp. FJAT-18017 genome encodes the following:
- a CDS encoding ABC transporter ATP-binding protein, producing the protein MEKIIIGDQIVKAFGVGDERQNVLEGVSVEINSGEFVAVMGPSGSGKSTLMFALSGIDIIDGGKVVFDDKDLSAVGEDELSDLRRTKMGFIFQQPTMLKNLNIIDNIILPSMRGNRKNTAKVSEKARVLLKRVGIAELETRDITQVSGGQLQRAGICRALMSSPKIIFGDEPTGALNSKSAHEIMDIFSEINADGTAIMLVTHDAKVAARTDRILFMQDGKIVKELKLPKFNGTDIDSRVEAVTAKMLDIGI; encoded by the coding sequence ATGGAGAAAATTATTATCGGTGATCAAATAGTAAAAGCTTTTGGAGTGGGTGATGAACGTCAAAATGTTCTAGAGGGAGTATCTGTTGAAATAAACAGTGGTGAGTTTGTTGCAGTTATGGGGCCTTCGGGGTCTGGGAAATCGACGTTAATGTTTGCTTTAAGTGGAATTGACATTATTGATGGTGGAAAGGTAGTTTTTGACGACAAGGATTTATCGGCAGTCGGGGAGGATGAGCTTTCAGATTTACGAAGAACAAAAATGGGATTTATTTTTCAACAGCCGACTATGCTGAAAAATCTTAATATAATCGACAACATCATTCTTCCTTCAATGCGGGGAAACAGAAAAAACACCGCAAAAGTTTCGGAGAAGGCAAGAGTGCTTCTAAAAAGGGTAGGCATTGCAGAGCTTGAAACCCGAGATATTACCCAGGTTTCTGGAGGGCAGCTTCAGCGTGCAGGGATATGCAGAGCATTGATGAGCAGTCCCAAAATTATCTTCGGCGACGAGCCAACCGGTGCCCTCAACTCAAAATCAGCTCATGAAATAATGGACATTTTTTCCGAAATCAATGCGGATGGTACTGCGATTATGCTTGTAACTCACGATGCGAAGGTTGCAGCCCGGACGGATCGTATTCTGTTTATGCAGGACGGGAAAATTGTAAAAGAGTTGAAGCTTCCTAAATTTAACGGCACGGATATTGATTCCAGAGTCGAAGCGGTGACAGCGAAAATGTTGGATATAGGGATTTGA
- a CDS encoding ABC transporter permease, translating into MYFRIIRNDILKSKAITFTTMIFVAAASMLVSLAAILVVNLTGALDTLMTKSETPHFMQMHSGEIDTVRLKSFAEQNDNVEEHQVVEFLGIDGAQILLGENSLANSVQDNGLSLQNEKFDYLLDLNGNIIRNVSDGELYVPVAYMKDNTVKVGEKAIISGKEFTIAGFLRDSTMNSSLSASKRFLVSNNDFAELKDQGIIEYLIEFRLKDFSEIGEFETAYASAGLEANGPTVTYTLFKTMNALSDGMMIAVILLVSALVVAVAFMCIRFTLLAKIEDDYREIGVMKAIGMRISDIKQIYLVKYLSVAAIGSLLGFILSVMFQGVLLENIRLFMGESENASYAIAFGIIGILLVFLAIIAYVNGVLKRFRKISAAEAIRFGISQEKKTSTKRFSLLTNRLLSTNVFLGIKDVLARKRLYATSLAVLVISAFIIIVPQNLYNTISSKSFIQYMGIGNYDLRIQTTTSEKTAEIERAIESDSAVSKYAVLTTKTFKIRTDNGSEENIKVELGDHSAFPIEYSEGRAPINDDEIALSVINADELSKKVDDGIRLVIEGKEKDLTVTGLYSDVTNGGKTAKAVFTDNSASVIWTIVCVQLSDSSLVDKKVREYSDRFDFAKTSDIDEFVSQTLGSTISSVEIASYAAVAVALIITILVTLLFMKMLVAKDRYSIAVMKALGFTNSDIRTQYVSRSIFVLIIGIILGTLLANTLGEVLASALISSFGASTFNFTVNPLTSYLLSPLMMIVTVLIATMIGTSSAGHIKISENIKE; encoded by the coding sequence ATGTATTTCAGAATAATCCGCAATGATATTTTAAAGAGCAAAGCAATAACATTCACTACCATGATATTTGTAGCTGCAGCTTCTATGCTGGTATCGCTCGCAGCGATACTTGTCGTCAATCTTACTGGTGCGCTGGATACGCTAATGACAAAATCTGAAACTCCGCATTTCATGCAAATGCATTCAGGTGAAATTGATACCGTCCGTCTTAAATCGTTTGCAGAGCAAAATGACAATGTTGAAGAACATCAGGTAGTTGAGTTTCTTGGCATAGACGGCGCGCAGATTCTATTAGGCGAAAATTCACTTGCGAATAGTGTGCAGGATAACGGTTTGAGCTTACAGAATGAAAAATTCGATTATCTTCTTGACCTTAACGGCAACATCATCAGAAATGTAAGTGATGGCGAGCTTTATGTGCCAGTAGCCTATATGAAGGACAACACAGTTAAGGTCGGTGAAAAGGCTATAATCAGTGGGAAGGAGTTTACCATTGCGGGATTTCTGCGTGATTCGACCATGAATTCCTCGCTCTCTGCGTCAAAGCGATTTCTTGTGAGCAACAATGATTTTGCTGAATTAAAAGACCAAGGAATTATTGAATATCTGATTGAGTTTAGATTAAAGGATTTTTCGGAAATAGGTGAATTTGAAACGGCCTATGCTTCCGCTGGGCTTGAAGCAAATGGGCCTACTGTTACCTATACGCTTTTCAAAACGATGAACGCCCTTTCAGACGGGATGATGATCGCGGTTATCCTTCTCGTTAGCGCACTTGTCGTTGCTGTTGCTTTTATGTGCATCCGCTTTACACTCCTTGCGAAAATAGAGGACGACTACCGTGAAATTGGTGTAATGAAGGCAATAGGGATGCGTATCTCCGACATAAAGCAAATCTATCTTGTGAAATACTTAAGTGTTGCAGCGATAGGCAGTCTTCTTGGATTCATTCTCTCGGTTATGTTTCAAGGTGTACTTCTAGAAAATATACGGCTTTTTATGGGTGAAAGCGAAAATGCTTCATATGCTATCGCTTTTGGGATTATCGGTATCCTTCTCGTTTTCCTCGCAATTATTGCCTATGTAAATGGTGTGCTGAAACGCTTCCGAAAAATATCCGCTGCAGAAGCTATCCGCTTCGGTATTTCCCAGGAGAAGAAGACGAGCACCAAGCGTTTTTCCTTACTGACAAACAGGTTGTTAAGCACGAATGTTTTTCTGGGAATTAAGGATGTTCTCGCAAGAAAAAGGCTTTATGCCACTAGCTTAGCGGTTCTGGTGATTTCGGCATTCATTATTATTGTTCCTCAGAACCTGTACAACACAATTTCCTCAAAAAGCTTTATTCAGTATATGGGGATTGGAAACTATGACTTGCGCATTCAGACCACTACATCTGAAAAAACCGCTGAAATCGAAAGGGCGATAGAAAGTGACAGTGCTGTTTCCAAGTATGCTGTTCTGACAACAAAGACTTTTAAAATAAGAACAGATAACGGATCAGAGGAAAATATAAAAGTTGAACTCGGTGACCATTCGGCCTTTCCAATAGAGTATTCAGAGGGCAGAGCACCTATAAATGATGACGAAATTGCGCTTTCGGTTATAAATGCTGATGAGTTGAGCAAAAAGGTAGACGATGGGATTAGGCTAGTGATTGAGGGGAAGGAGAAGGATCTTACGGTTACCGGGTTATACTCCGACGTTACAAATGGCGGCAAAACCGCAAAGGCTGTATTCACCGACAACTCGGCCAGCGTCATATGGACCATCGTATGTGTTCAACTTTCAGATAGTTCTCTAGTTGATAAGAAGGTTAGAGAGTACTCAGATCGATTTGATTTTGCTAAGACTTCAGACATCGATGAATTTGTTTCTCAGACACTCGGCTCGACAATTAGTTCCGTCGAAATAGCTTCATACGCTGCAGTTGCTGTTGCGCTTATTATTACGATACTAGTTACACTGTTGTTCATGAAAATGCTTGTGGCTAAGGACAGATATTCCATTGCCGTAATGAAGGCGCTTGGTTTTACAAACTCTGATATTAGGACGCAGTATGTTTCTCGTTCAATTTTCGTCCTGATTATTGGAATCATTCTAGGTACACTACTCGCAAACACTCTCGGAGAAGTCCTTGCGAGCGCGCTTATCTCTTCTTTTGGAGCGTCGACGTTTAATTTCACGGTTAATCCTCTTACGTCATATCTGCTAAGTCCGTTGATGATGATAGTAACAGTGTTAATTGCAACTATGATTGGCACATCGAGCGCGGGACACATAAAAATTTCCGAAAATATAAAAGAGTAG
- a CDS encoding cupredoxin domain-containing protein, whose translation MSLIKRLTELVVLLAMIAAVTTTGPINAGAMAESGVVTQPIEQVNAIEVELNDDYFNPKVITIPNGKTTTIKLKNTGKKEHTFTVEKLGIDAEVQPGNEKTITVTPKMPGTYQLVCRYHLQMGMVGQVVVK comes from the coding sequence ATGTCTTTGATAAAAAGGTTAACTGAATTGGTCGTTTTACTTGCTATGATAGCAGCTGTGACAACTACAGGCCCAATCAATGCAGGTGCAATGGCGGAGTCCGGCGTTGTCACACAGCCTATTGAGCAAGTGAATGCGATTGAGGTTGAGTTGAATGATGATTATTTTAATCCAAAGGTTATTACGATTCCGAATGGAAAAACGACAACGATTAAATTGAAAAACACTGGTAAGAAAGAGCACACATTTACAGTGGAAAAGCTCGGAATTGACGCCGAAGTTCAGCCAGGAAATGAAAAAACGATTACCGTGACCCCGAAGATGCCAGGTACATATCAACTAGTATGTCGGTACCATTTGCAAATGGGAATGGTTGGTCAAGTAGTAGTTAAATAA
- a CDS encoding PQQ-dependent sugar dehydrogenase, translated as MGNVKVRLRPIVSGINLPTVIKTAVLPGESVERLFIATQVGEIFYIANGSLRPFLDIRTRIIKLGLSGGYDERGLLGLAFHPYFNTNGLFYLHYSVAGTQGPGALESYTPNPCDPRTLNLRWENRDTNFDHIDTVEEWALQPSGQPQKRRTLLSLRRPFFNHNGVNSLNFSPETGRLVFTNGDGGSGYDPFNLAQDDIEIAGKIIEIDVSKNTFIPNPPVVTRFNELPAGIQEILSVIAKGVRNIPGISFQRYYNQTIKYVGNVGQDFAESIFSFVQYKPIPVTQLVQAFISNTTLNQEGVVNLGWRGWEGAFPTPIIRSCPANPTIDEKTVAFYNDAVNTSTKRLPPLTTYFHKDSRPGKFAGTALTGVQGYMGRTIPELTGSVIFTDFVRKQESQAAARGVLAYTRIRTDGKLNDYSVIETDYNFGSQSAYYVSLGTNLNQTTLYLGIYGSSRVTDFNQGTVFEIIP; from the coding sequence TTGGGAAACGTGAAGGTTCGTTTACGTCCGATTGTAAGTGGGATCAATTTGCCCACAGTAATAAAAACAGCAGTACTTCCGGGTGAGTCAGTCGAACGATTATTTATTGCGACCCAGGTTGGAGAAATTTTTTACATAGCAAACGGAAGCTTAAGACCTTTTTTGGATATTCGCACGCGAATTATTAAACTTGGTTTATCTGGTGGCTATGATGAACGGGGATTGCTTGGGTTAGCCTTCCACCCCTACTTTAATACCAACGGTCTTTTTTATCTTCATTATTCAGTAGCCGGTACACAAGGCCCTGGTGCTCTAGAATCTTATACGCCTAACCCGTGTGATCCAAGGACTTTAAACCTTAGGTGGGAAAATCGAGATACAAACTTTGATCATATTGATACAGTTGAAGAATGGGCATTACAACCGAGTGGCCAGCCTCAAAAGCGGCGGACATTATTATCCTTAAGAAGACCATTTTTTAATCATAATGGGGTAAACAGCTTAAACTTTTCACCTGAAACTGGAAGGCTTGTTTTTACAAATGGAGATGGCGGTTCTGGCTATGATCCCTTTAATTTAGCCCAGGATGATATCGAAATTGCAGGGAAAATAATTGAAATTGATGTTAGTAAAAATACATTTATCCCTAATCCTCCAGTTGTCACACGGTTTAATGAACTTCCCGCCGGGATTCAAGAGATACTCTCGGTCATTGCCAAAGGGGTTCGTAATATACCAGGCATATCTTTTCAAAGGTATTACAATCAAACCATTAAATATGTAGGAAATGTTGGACAGGATTTCGCGGAGTCGATTTTTTCTTTCGTCCAGTATAAACCAATACCGGTTACCCAGTTGGTTCAAGCTTTTATATCGAATACCACTCTAAATCAAGAAGGAGTTGTTAACTTAGGCTGGCGAGGATGGGAGGGTGCTTTCCCTACGCCGATTATAAGGAGCTGCCCTGCAAATCCGACAATTGATGAAAAAACAGTCGCTTTTTATAATGATGCAGTGAATACCTCAACGAAGCGTCTGCCGCCATTAACGACTTATTTTCATAAAGATTCCCGGCCTGGTAAATTTGCAGGAACCGCTCTTACAGGAGTCCAAGGCTATATGGGGAGAACAATCCCGGAATTAACCGGAAGTGTTATATTTACCGATTTTGTTAGAAAGCAAGAATCTCAAGCAGCTGCTAGAGGGGTTTTAGCTTATACGAGGATACGAACTGACGGTAAATTGAATGATTATAGTGTTATAGAAACCGATTATAATTTCGGGTCCCAATCAGCTTATTATGTTAGCTTGGGAACGAATCTCAATCAAACCACACTCTATTTAGGGATTTATGGCTCATCGAGAGTAACTGATTTTAACCAAGGTACTGTTTTTGAAATTATTCCGTGA
- a CDS encoding thermonuclease family protein has protein sequence MKTFKTIIMIVVLLFLLLMAIAVPMAFIGVLIYAIGAWASIQKGKGKIFFKRPWLLITAGVITTFIMIGSFAEPVSEEASAKPKVEEKKADREEEKLAAAEAKKEAEEKAKAEEEAKAQAEAEAKEKQEAEAKAKAAAEAKAKAEAEAKAKAEAKAKAEKKASEAAIAAMALEKVTIGRVVDGDTVELTDGRKIRLVGVNTPESTNRHETYGREASNYTKSKLNGKTVYIQKDVSDTDRYGRSLRLIWLSVPSNDMSEKEIRSKMFNADLVLNGYAEPSTYPPDVKYSDYFVKFAREARQSGKGLWAYGAEGTTKGDLDSTKSTSSKPAASKQPAPAKQPAPAKQPAPSTGGQENFANCTELRKVYPNGVPSSHSAYQAKMDRDKDNYACER, from the coding sequence TTGAAAACGTTTAAGACCATCATCATGATAGTGGTCCTGCTGTTCTTGTTGCTAATGGCCATTGCGGTTCCGATGGCTTTCATCGGAGTACTTATTTATGCGATTGGTGCATGGGCCAGCATCCAGAAGGGAAAAGGCAAGATCTTTTTTAAACGGCCATGGCTTTTAATAACAGCTGGCGTAATTACCACGTTCATTATGATAGGAAGCTTTGCGGAACCAGTTTCTGAGGAAGCATCCGCAAAACCGAAAGTAGAAGAAAAGAAAGCAGATAGAGAAGAAGAAAAGCTTGCTGCAGCCGAGGCGAAGAAAGAAGCCGAGGAAAAAGCGAAAGCGGAAGAAGAAGCAAAGGCACAAGCAGAGGCGGAAGCTAAAGAGAAACAGGAAGCGGAGGCCAAAGCAAAAGCCGCGGCGGAAGCAAAAGCAAAAGCTGAGGCTGAAGCGAAAGCCAAGGCGGAGGCCAAAGCGAAAGCAGAGAAAAAGGCAAGCGAAGCAGCTATTGCCGCTATGGCCCTTGAAAAAGTAACCATCGGCCGCGTAGTCGACGGAGATACAGTCGAACTTACCGACGGAAGAAAAATTCGTCTTGTTGGTGTCAACACACCAGAATCAACAAACAGGCATGAAACATACGGAAGAGAAGCAAGCAACTATACGAAGTCAAAGCTTAACGGCAAAACTGTCTACATTCAAAAAGATGTAAGCGACACAGACCGTTATGGACGCTCACTACGGTTAATTTGGCTTTCGGTTCCTTCCAATGACATGAGTGAAAAAGAAATTCGCTCAAAAATGTTCAATGCTGATTTAGTATTGAACGGATATGCTGAGCCATCAACGTATCCACCAGATGTAAAATACAGTGATTATTTCGTGAAGTTTGCACGTGAAGCACGCCAGTCTGGGAAAGGCCTATGGGCATATGGTGCGGAAGGTACGACAAAAGGCGATCTTGATTCGACTAAATCGACTTCGAGTAAACCAGCGGCATCCAAGCAGCCGGCACCTGCTAAACAACCTGCACCTGCCAAGCAGCCAGCACCATCAACAGGTGGACAGGAAAATTTCGCAAACTGCACAGAACTTCGTAAAGTCTATCCAAATGGAGTTCCGTCCAGCCATTCAGCCTACCAGGCAAAAATGGACCGCGACAAAGACAACTATGCGTGTGAGCGCTGA
- a CDS encoding MFS transporter — MSVTKNLSLAKNRNFLIVAIALGVILNPLNTTMITVALPEIKNEFMLSSKDITWLIASYFIISAIFLPLIGKISDVFGRKKIFLLGLLFVGISSFTAPLSPNMPFLLAMRAIQAIGTSALYPAGIGIVRSYIEKNQNRVIATLSVFATTTAAFGPTISGLLIQQGGWHVIFYINFPIIIISAILAVIFIPKDEKRTAGNFRLDGIGILLFSFLITIWMYFFQTLDSGLNLWVLIGSIALTLLFYFFEKKKAEPFIDVVFLKKNLNVTFVYVQYILSTLIFFAMLLSMPIYLQSVLLLDSKQTGIMMLSISIFGIIITPIATRFIEKAGWRIPLLTGGIIGIAGVILLLTVNQGSPLYWIFFVLSTIGVSNGILNIGLQTLLYSFVSVAETGTVSGLFMTSRFLGNILASSLFGVMFATGVNDTNQNWMTIILIVVSVILLPGILYVTKGKRAANTP, encoded by the coding sequence ATGTCAGTAACAAAGAATCTTTCTCTCGCTAAAAATCGCAATTTTTTAATCGTCGCTATCGCTTTAGGTGTAATCTTAAACCCATTAAATACGACGATGATAACAGTTGCGTTGCCAGAGATTAAAAATGAATTTATGCTCTCATCAAAAGATATTACATGGTTAATTGCTTCCTACTTTATTATAAGTGCTATTTTCTTGCCTCTTATAGGTAAAATAAGTGACGTTTTTGGAAGGAAAAAAATCTTCCTGCTTGGACTTTTATTCGTAGGTATTTCTTCATTTACAGCTCCTTTATCACCGAATATGCCGTTTCTGTTGGCAATGAGAGCGATACAAGCAATCGGTACATCGGCTCTGTATCCTGCTGGAATTGGAATTGTGCGGTCTTATATTGAAAAAAATCAAAATAGAGTAATCGCTACACTTTCGGTTTTTGCAACCACCACGGCAGCCTTTGGACCGACAATCAGCGGCCTGCTAATTCAGCAGGGCGGCTGGCATGTAATTTTTTATATAAACTTTCCTATTATCATTATTTCAGCCATTCTAGCTGTCATTTTTATACCAAAGGATGAAAAGAGAACAGCTGGAAACTTCAGATTGGATGGCATTGGGATTTTATTATTCAGTTTTCTAATCACTATTTGGATGTACTTCTTCCAAACATTGGACAGTGGTTTAAACCTATGGGTATTGATTGGTTCAATAGCGTTAACTTTATTATTTTACTTCTTTGAAAAAAAGAAAGCTGAGCCTTTTATCGATGTAGTTTTCTTAAAGAAAAATCTCAACGTTACATTTGTGTATGTTCAGTATATTTTATCTACCTTGATATTTTTTGCCATGCTGCTATCTATGCCGATCTATTTGCAGTCAGTATTATTGCTCGATTCCAAACAAACTGGCATCATGATGCTCTCTATTTCTATATTTGGGATTATCATCACACCTATAGCAACACGTTTTATTGAAAAGGCAGGATGGAGAATTCCCCTGCTTACTGGGGGTATTATCGGTATAGCGGGGGTTATCCTCTTATTGACAGTCAATCAAGGCTCCCCGCTTTACTGGATATTTTTCGTGTTGTCGACGATTGGAGTGAGTAATGGCATTTTAAATATAGGTTTGCAAACGTTACTCTACTCATTTGTTTCGGTAGCGGAAACTGGAACGGTGTCAGGTCTGTTCATGACCTCGAGATTTCTGGGTAATATCCTCGCTTCCAGCTTATTCGGCGTGATGTTTGCAACTGGAGTCAACGATACTAACCAAAATTGGATGACTATCATATTAATCGTTGTATCAGTTATTTTATTGCCAGGAATACTGTATGTCACAAAAGGAAAACGAGCAGCCAATACTCCATAG